A region from the Paludicola sp. MB14-C6 genome encodes:
- a CDS encoding uroporphyrinogen decarboxylase family protein: MTSLERVAATLSHKEPDHVPVYPILSGVTRKLTGASYKEWATNAEETAKAMIQSVDEFGIDCLVTLTDLSVEAADFGQEIVYPENEAAHPNYDNQFLQDIEDYDKVKHIDPRTTPRMSDHIKLCDLLVKAKGKTTPVVAFIFGPLGILSMLRGQEDLYMDLYDDPDAVHKALTTITDVLIDYSDALIETGINAIMVDTLFASSVIMSKEMWSEFEGPHVKRWADHVHSKGCMVMIHNCGNGVYFDVQIEAMHPQAISFLHVPADCASFEECKEKYGKDITLIGCVSPTWIATASVEEVIEESKHEIDLFKQGGGFMLATGCEYPANTAFDNAKAMIEVAKTYGRY, from the coding sequence ATGACCTCATTAGAAAGAGTAGCAGCTACACTTTCCCATAAAGAACCCGACCATGTTCCTGTTTACCCTATTTTAAGCGGTGTAACTAGAAAACTAACAGGTGCAAGTTACAAAGAATGGGCAACTAATGCAGAAGAAACTGCAAAAGCCATGATTCAATCTGTTGATGAATTTGGAATAGATTGTTTGGTAACACTTACTGATCTTTCCGTTGAAGCCGCAGATTTCGGACAAGAAATTGTTTATCCTGAAAACGAAGCTGCACACCCAAATTATGATAATCAATTCTTACAAGACATAGAAGATTACGATAAAGTAAAACATATTGACCCAAGAACTACTCCAAGAATGAGCGATCACATTAAACTTTGTGATTTACTTGTAAAAGCAAAAGGAAAAACAACTCCTGTTGTTGCTTTTATCTTTGGCCCATTAGGTATTTTAAGTATGCTCAGAGGTCAAGAAGATTTATATATGGATTTATACGATGACCCTGACGCAGTACATAAAGCACTTACTACAATAACTGATGTTTTGATTGACTATTCCGATGCACTCATTGAAACGGGAATTAACGCAATTATGGTAGATACCCTTTTCGCTTCCTCTGTTATCATGAGCAAGGAAATGTGGTCAGAATTTGAAGGCCCTCACGTTAAACGTTGGGCAGACCATGTTCATTCAAAAGGCTGCATGGTTATGATTCATAACTGTGGTAATGGTGTTTATTTTGATGTGCAGATTGAAGCAATGCATCCACAAGCAATCTCTTTCTTACACGTTCCTGCTGACTGTGCTTCCTTTGAAGAATGCAAAGAAAAATACGGCAAAGACATTACGTTAATCGGTTGCGTATCTCCTACTTGGATTGCAACAGCTAGCGTTGAAGAAGTTATCGAGGAAAGTAAGCATGAAATAGATTTATTCAAGCAAGGTGGCGGATTTATGCTTGCTACCGGTTGTGAATATCCTGCAAACACTGCATTTGACAACGCCAAAGCAATGATTGAGGTAGCAAAAACCTACGGAAGATACTAA
- the kdpF gene encoding K(+)-transporting ATPase subunit F, whose product MILLGIIIVGLAGYLIYALINPEKF is encoded by the coding sequence ATGATATTATTAGGTATTATCATTGTGGGATTAGCAGGTTATTTAATTTATGCACTTATCAATCCCGAAAAGTTTTAA
- the kdpA gene encoding potassium-transporting ATPase subunit KdpA has translation MFQICLTLIIFVAIAIPVGRYLYKVTDKKHTFADPVFNRMDNAIYKVCGINQEKEMNWKQYILSLIATNAVMIGVGYLILRLQFLPIFNPNGISAMPADLSFNTIISFMTNTNLQHYAGESGLSYFSQMAVITFLMFTSAASGYAVCMAFIRGIVGKKSMGNFFVDLTRVITRVLLPFSLIVSILLIWQGVPQTLSANQTIQTIEGSYQDIAMGPVASLESIKHLGTNGGGFFGANSATPFENPTILSNLLELLSMMILPAACVIAFGLMVHYRKKEQNIQKEVKKTRVFFGSEGRTIFIAMSILFIIGLVICYFSESAGNPALAQAGLSQSMGSMEGKEVRFGVAQSSLFTTVTTSFTTGTVNNMHDTLTPMGGFVPLLNMMLNVVFGGKGVGFMNMALYAILTVFICGLLVGRTPEYLGKKIEGKEMKLTALGIIIHPLLILAASAIAVATSAGIAGITNPGYHGLTQVLYEFASSAANNGSGFEGLADNTFFWNISTGLVMFFGRYLPMILQLAIAGSLMKKRPVNESVGTLKTSSMTFTITLVMIVLIFAALTFFPVLSLGPVAEHLTLWS, from the coding sequence ATGTTTCAAATTTGCTTAACGCTCATTATATTCGTAGCTATCGCAATACCAGTTGGTCGATATCTTTATAAAGTAACCGATAAAAAACATACATTTGCAGATCCAGTTTTTAATCGAATGGATAATGCAATTTACAAAGTATGTGGAATCAATCAAGAAAAAGAAATGAACTGGAAACAATACATACTATCCTTGATTGCCACCAATGCAGTCATGATTGGAGTTGGATACCTCATTCTCAGACTGCAATTCTTGCCAATATTCAATCCAAACGGTATAAGCGCTATGCCTGCGGATTTATCATTCAACACAATTATTAGCTTTATGACAAACACAAACCTACAACATTATGCAGGAGAAAGTGGATTGTCGTATTTCAGTCAAATGGCTGTTATCACATTTTTAATGTTTACTTCAGCTGCAAGTGGATATGCGGTTTGCATGGCATTCATTCGTGGTATTGTAGGCAAAAAAAGCATGGGTAACTTTTTTGTAGACTTAACAAGGGTAATTACAAGGGTTCTATTGCCATTTAGCCTTATTGTTTCAATATTGTTAATTTGGCAAGGTGTTCCGCAAACATTAAGCGCAAACCAAACAATTCAAACTATAGAAGGTTCTTATCAAGACATCGCAATGGGTCCTGTTGCTTCTTTAGAATCCATAAAGCATTTAGGTACGAATGGCGGTGGTTTCTTTGGAGCAAACTCTGCTACTCCGTTTGAGAATCCAACAATCCTTTCAAACCTATTAGAGCTTCTTTCTATGATGATTTTGCCTGCCGCTTGCGTAATTGCATTTGGCTTAATGGTACACTACCGCAAGAAAGAGCAAAATATTCAAAAAGAAGTGAAAAAAACTCGCGTTTTCTTTGGTAGTGAAGGTAGAACTATTTTTATCGCCATGTCAATTTTATTTATAATCGGCTTAGTTATTTGCTATTTTTCAGAAAGTGCAGGAAATCCAGCATTAGCGCAAGCAGGCTTAAGCCAAAGCATGGGTAGTATGGAAGGTAAAGAAGTTCGATTTGGCGTTGCACAATCTTCTTTATTTACTACCGTTACAACTTCTTTTACAACCGGTACCGTTAATAATATGCATGATACTTTAACTCCTATGGGTGGATTTGTACCATTATTAAATATGATGCTTAATGTTGTATTTGGTGGTAAAGGCGTTGGATTTATGAATATGGCACTTTACGCTATATTAACGGTATTTATCTGTGGACTTCTTGTTGGTAGAACACCTGAATATCTTGGCAAAAAAATTGAAGGCAAGGAAATGAAATTAACTGCTCTTGGCATTATTATTCATCCATTGCTCATTTTAGCTGCTTCTGCTATTGCAGTTGCCACATCCGCTGGTATTGCAGGGATTACTAACCCTGGCTATCATGGATTAACACAAGTCTTATATGAATTCGCATCTTCTGCTGCAAACAACGGCTCTGGCTTTGAAGGATTAGCAGATAACACATTCTTTTGGAACATCTCTACGGGACTAGTAATGTTCTTTGGACGTTATCTTCCTATGATTTTACAACTTGCAATTGCAGGCTCCTTGATGAAAAAACGTCCTGTTAATGAATCTGTCGGAACGTTAAAAACCAGCAGCATGACCTTTACAATTACTTTAGTTATGATTGTACTAATTTTTGCTGCATTAACATTCTTCCCAGTATTATCGCTTGGCCCGGTAGCAGAGCATTTAACTTTATGGAGCTAA
- a CDS encoding response regulator: MNNNTIFVVEDDKAIRNLISTTLEMQGYQYQTADTGSSAIMGILSCNPDVIILDLGLPDMDGIEIIQKVRTWSNTPIIIVSARSDDQEKINALDEGADDYITKPFNTNELLARIRVALRRYNNMKNTPNNNEKSTFVNGDLKIDYAAGCAYFQEKEIHLTPIEYKLLCLLSKNVGKVLTHNFILKEIWGAVLPADTQSLRVFMATLRKKIELNPSKPQYIQTHIGIGYRMLKVDGVNE; this comes from the coding sequence ATGAATAATAATACAATTTTTGTTGTTGAGGATGATAAAGCAATTCGAAATCTAATTTCAACAACGCTTGAAATGCAAGGCTATCAGTATCAAACAGCCGATACTGGAAGTTCAGCAATTATGGGTATTTTATCTTGCAATCCGGATGTTATTATATTAGATTTAGGATTACCAGATATGGATGGAATTGAAATCATACAAAAGGTTAGAACTTGGTCAAATACACCTATTATTATAGTAAGCGCAAGGAGTGACGACCAAGAGAAAATTAACGCTTTAGATGAAGGTGCGGATGATTATATTACAAAGCCTTTTAATACAAACGAATTATTAGCTAGAATTCGGGTTGCATTACGCCGATATAACAATATGAAAAATACACCCAATAATAATGAAAAATCGACTTTTGTAAATGGTGATTTGAAAATTGATTATGCAGCAGGATGTGCTTATTTTCAAGAAAAAGAGATTCATCTTACACCAATTGAATATAAGTTGTTATGTTTGCTTTCTAAAAACGTTGGTAAAGTATTAACGCATAATTTTATATTAAAAGAGATATGGGGAGCTGTTTTGCCTGCAGATACACAATCTCTTCGGGTATTTATGGCAACGCTGCGCAAAAAAATTGAGTTAAATCCATCAAAGCCACAGTATATTCAAACGCATATCGGTATTGGGTATCGTATGTTGAAAGTGGATGGTGTGAATGAGTAG
- a CDS encoding sensor histidine kinase: MDDKRPDAYTILKRIERTETRKKGKLKIFFGYAAGVGKTYAMLEAAHEVKNAGGEVVAGYIEPHTRPETTQLVNGLETLPPLIVEHKGITIKEFDLDSAIKRNPQLILVDELAHTNAPGCRHIKRYQDIQELLKAGIDVYTTVNVQHIESLNDIVSSITGVKVRERIPDKVIDDADQIELVDIEPEELIIRLNKGKIYREEQAKRALHNFFTVENLIALREIALRRTADQVNRKAEKAKELSQRNDYYTNEHILICLSSSPSNAKVIRTAARMANSFHGEFTALFVETPGTTELSDENRARLRTNLKLAEQLGAKIATVYGDNVPEQIAEYAKACGISKIVLGRSNNKKGIVPRASFVDKLTQIAPNLDIFIIPNNLPAYVAPKAKQKQKNPVLTIRDSLITLSLLALSTAICFLFYELSFSEANIIIVYILGVLFTAVATQGRIYSIVSSIISVVVFNFFFTDPRFSLEAYDSSYPITFLIMLVAAFVTSTLTVRAKQQAKNNARKARNTQVLLETSRMLQRSTTKQAIYNAMGKQMEKLLSRMVIIYPVNKTQGLDEPILFSGNEEVFITEYTSRSERAVAEWVYKNNKSAGATTTTLPNAKCLYLAVRGHHTVYAVVAVTMQPQTELDTYDRNLLIAMLGEFGLVLEKEEINETKNEIALEAQREQLRANILRAISHDLRTPLTSISGNASILMGDKNYLDENKKLQLYTDIYDDSMWLINLVENLLSVTRIENGTISITMQSELLEEVIAEALRHINRKSVDYQINVSLSDDLLMAKMDSRLIIQVIINIVDNAIKYTPPGSIIDITARKSDNMVLVEIKDNGEGISNEDKKKIFDMFFTVDKNNGDSHRGLGLGLSLCKSIIIAHGGDITVKDNNPHGTVFSFTLQAEEVVIDE; the protein is encoded by the coding sequence ATGGACGACAAAAGACCTGATGCTTATACAATATTAAAACGCATAGAACGAACTGAAACTCGTAAAAAAGGTAAATTAAAAATATTTTTTGGTTATGCTGCTGGTGTAGGAAAAACATATGCAATGCTCGAAGCAGCACATGAAGTGAAAAATGCGGGAGGTGAAGTTGTTGCAGGTTATATTGAACCGCACACACGTCCGGAAACCACCCAACTTGTAAATGGTTTGGAAACATTGCCACCGCTTATTGTTGAACATAAAGGAATTACAATAAAGGAGTTTGATTTAGATTCAGCAATTAAGCGTAATCCTCAGTTGATATTAGTAGATGAATTAGCACATACAAATGCTCCCGGTTGTAGACATATTAAGCGTTATCAAGATATACAAGAGCTATTAAAGGCTGGAATAGATGTCTATACAACGGTTAATGTGCAGCATATTGAAAGCCTAAATGATATTGTATCTTCTATTACAGGCGTCAAGGTAAGAGAACGTATTCCAGATAAGGTAATTGATGATGCAGACCAAATAGAGCTTGTTGATATCGAACCGGAAGAGTTAATCATTCGTTTGAATAAAGGAAAAATATATCGTGAAGAACAAGCCAAACGAGCATTGCATAACTTCTTTACGGTAGAGAATTTAATAGCTTTAAGAGAAATTGCATTGCGTAGAACGGCTGATCAAGTTAATCGAAAAGCAGAAAAAGCAAAAGAGCTTTCACAAAGAAATGATTATTATACAAATGAACATATTTTAATTTGTCTTTCAAGCTCGCCATCAAATGCAAAAGTCATTCGAACTGCGGCAAGGATGGCCAATTCTTTTCATGGTGAGTTTACAGCTTTATTCGTTGAAACTCCCGGAACAACTGAACTATCAGATGAAAATAGAGCACGGCTGAGAACGAATTTAAAGCTAGCTGAACAATTAGGTGCTAAAATTGCAACAGTATATGGCGATAATGTGCCGGAACAAATTGCTGAATATGCGAAAGCTTGTGGTATTTCGAAAATTGTATTGGGACGATCCAATAATAAGAAAGGAATCGTTCCAAGAGCAAGTTTTGTTGATAAATTAACGCAAATTGCGCCAAACTTAGATATTTTTATTATCCCGAATAATTTGCCTGCTTATGTTGCTCCCAAAGCTAAGCAAAAACAAAAGAACCCTGTTTTAACGATACGGGATTCATTGATAACATTATCTTTATTAGCATTATCTACAGCAATATGCTTTTTGTTTTATGAGTTAAGTTTTAGTGAAGCAAATATTATTATCGTTTATATTCTAGGTGTATTGTTCACCGCTGTTGCAACGCAAGGCAGAATATACAGTATTGTATCATCTATTATAAGCGTTGTCGTATTCAACTTTTTCTTTACAGATCCACGTTTCTCGCTAGAAGCATATGATTCTTCCTATCCGATAACATTTTTAATTATGTTAGTGGCAGCGTTTGTTACTAGTACACTTACTGTTAGGGCAAAGCAGCAAGCCAAAAATAATGCTCGAAAAGCAAGAAATACTCAGGTTCTTTTGGAAACGAGTAGAATGCTACAACGTTCTACAACTAAACAAGCTATTTATAATGCAATGGGAAAGCAAATGGAAAAATTATTGTCTCGCATGGTTATTATTTATCCGGTGAATAAAACACAAGGATTAGATGAACCAATTTTATTTTCGGGTAATGAAGAGGTGTTTATTACAGAATATACGTCTCGCAGCGAGCGGGCAGTAGCTGAATGGGTATATAAGAACAATAAAAGCGCAGGTGCAACCACAACAACATTACCAAATGCAAAGTGTTTGTATCTAGCTGTTAGAGGACATCATACGGTATATGCTGTTGTAGCTGTTACAATGCAACCACAAACTGAATTAGATACTTATGATAGAAATTTGTTAATCGCAATGTTGGGCGAATTTGGATTGGTTTTAGAAAAAGAAGAAATAAACGAAACCAAGAACGAGATAGCCTTAGAAGCACAACGTGAACAATTAAGAGCAAATATTCTGCGAGCAATTTCTCATGATTTACGAACACCGCTTACCAGTATTTCAGGTAACGCTAGTATTTTAATGGGAGACAAAAACTATCTTGATGAGAACAAGAAACTACAGCTTTATACCGATATATATGATGATTCTATGTGGTTAATCAACCTTGTTGAAAATCTATTATCCGTTACTCGTATAGAAAATGGAACGATCAGCATTACGATGCAATCAGAATTGCTAGAGGAAGTTATAGCGGAAGCGCTTCGCCACATAAACCGTAAAAGTGTTGATTATCAAATCAATGTTTCTTTGTCTGATGATTTGCTAATGGCAAAGATGGATTCCAGACTGATTATTCAAGTTATTATCAATATTGTAGATAATGCAATTAAATATACGCCACCGGGCTCAATAATTGATATAACAGCAAGAAAATCGGATAATATGGTATTGGTTGAAATTAAGGATAATGGCGAGGGGATTTCCAACGAAGATAAGAAAAAAATATTTGATATGTTCTTTACCGTTGATAAAAATAATGGAGATAGTCATCGAGGACTAGGACTAGGCTTATCACTTTGTAAATCCATTATTATTGCACATGGTGGTGATATTACAGTCAAAGACAATAATCCTCATGGAACGGTATTTTCATTTACGTTACAAGCAGAGGAGGTAGTAATAGATGAATAA